A genomic segment from Nodularia sphaerocarpa UHCC 0038 encodes:
- a CDS encoding site-specific integrase — translation MRQIKVQKNGNSCILRWTYEDQRYSLTWGAWEDASERARLDYCGKLIYQDCLIGQFDSTLNKYKLWLEGITYSGNGGSKPPESKYPPLIEMLQLRIDDNYNSADQSLLKLLQKYKKQIKTSQDAKEFLDWLDGRGMKKNSKKRYLAILQVLRKDLFGSFQVKVPDKPKPKPLTTNEVDRILNSLQRDPFYHHYHDFILLLLNTGLRLSEAIGLRWQDIDLQKREIHVYETLSKERGRSSKRVRKTTKTNVYRIVPMNSKVYQILKVRSEAKNKQELIFTSPQGLPLDNHNVNQRCWKITLENLGIPHRPLYVCRSTFISHCISSGIPPHEVAELVGNSPEIIFKHYLGSVRKPQLPEL, via the coding sequence ATGCGGCAAATAAAGGTTCAGAAGAATGGTAATTCTTGCATTCTCAGATGGACTTACGAGGATCAAAGGTATAGTCTAACTTGGGGGGCATGGGAAGATGCTTCAGAAAGAGCTAGGTTAGATTACTGTGGTAAATTAATATACCAGGATTGTTTGATAGGTCAATTTGACAGTACACTCAATAAATATAAGCTTTGGCTAGAAGGGATAACTTATAGTGGCAATGGGGGTAGCAAGCCTCCTGAATCAAAGTATCCTCCACTGATTGAAATGCTTCAGCTAAGGATTGATGACAACTACAATTCTGCTGATCAATCACTACTCAAACTCCTGCAAAAATATAAAAAGCAAATCAAAACCAGTCAGGATGCTAAGGAATTTCTAGACTGGCTTGATGGTAGGGGTATGAAAAAGAATAGTAAGAAAAGATACCTAGCTATTTTGCAAGTGCTTAGGAAAGATTTGTTTGGTAGCTTTCAGGTTAAGGTTCCAGATAAACCTAAACCTAAACCACTGACTACAAATGAAGTGGATAGGATTCTAAATTCTCTGCAAAGAGATCCTTTTTATCATCACTATCATGATTTTATACTACTATTACTTAACACTGGGTTACGCCTTAGTGAAGCAATTGGTTTGAGGTGGCAGGATATTGACCTACAGAAAAGGGAAATTCATGTCTATGAAACTCTATCTAAAGAGAGAGGTAGAAGCTCTAAAAGAGTCAGGAAGACCACCAAAACAAATGTTTATAGGATTGTGCCTATGAATAGCAAAGTGTACCAAATACTAAAGGTTAGGTCTGAAGCAAAGAATAAACAAGAGCTGATTTTTACTAGCCCTCAAGGTCTACCACTTGATAATCATAATGTAAATCAACGGTGTTGGAAGATAACTTTGGAAAACTTAGGTATCCCTCACAGACCACTCTATGTCTGTAGGTCAACCTTTATTAGCCATTGTATTAGCAGTGGTATTCCTCCTCATGAGGTGGCAGAACTGGTTGGTAACAGCCCTGAGATAATCTTTAAACATTACTTGGGTAGCGTTAGAAAACCTCAGTTGCCTGAGTTGTAA
- the ruvB gene encoding Holliday junction branch migration DNA helicase RuvB, with the protein MAIISSKKQPQEPNGQPKKPRRESTPAPANQNILQPEAATDEQGKQEESIRPQQFADYIGQKDLKDVLDIAIKAAKSRGEVLDHLLLYGPPGLGKTTMAMILASEMGVDYKITSAPALERPRDIVGLLVNLKAGDILFVDEIHRLSRMTEEILYPAMEDYRLDITVGKGAGARIRSIPLNKFTLVGATTRVGALSSPLRDRFGLVQKLRFYEVDELRQIVLRSADFLKTPIAQDGATEIARRSRGTPRIANRLLKRVRDYAEVKLSGEINETVASEALQLFQVDPCGLDWTDRRMLSVIIEQFNGGPVGLETIAAATGEDTQTIEEVYEPYLMQIGYLSRTPRGRIATTSAYKHLGFKPPNEQLSLL; encoded by the coding sequence ATGGCGATAATCTCCTCGAAAAAACAGCCTCAAGAACCCAACGGACAACCAAAGAAGCCCCGTAGGGAGTCCACCCCCGCACCTGCAAATCAGAACATTTTGCAACCGGAAGCTGCTACTGACGAACAAGGTAAGCAAGAAGAGAGTATCAGACCTCAGCAATTTGCTGATTACATTGGACAAAAAGACTTAAAGGATGTGCTAGATATTGCCATCAAAGCAGCTAAGTCAAGGGGTGAGGTGCTGGATCACTTGCTGCTATATGGACCTCCGGGATTGGGTAAAACAACAATGGCAATGATTTTAGCATCAGAGATGGGAGTTGACTACAAAATTACCAGTGCGCCAGCGCTAGAACGTCCCAGAGATATTGTAGGGCTACTAGTGAACCTTAAAGCCGGAGATATCCTGTTTGTTGATGAAATTCATCGTCTTTCGCGGATGACAGAAGAAATTCTCTATCCAGCGATGGAAGATTATCGTTTAGATATTACCGTTGGCAAAGGTGCTGGCGCTCGCATTAGAAGTATACCACTGAACAAATTTACTCTGGTGGGAGCGACAACTCGTGTCGGGGCGCTGAGTTCACCTTTACGCGATCGCTTTGGCTTAGTCCAGAAACTGCGATTTTACGAAGTTGACGAACTCAGGCAAATTGTGTTAAGAAGTGCAGACTTTCTCAAAACCCCCATAGCGCAAGATGGGGCGACAGAAATTGCTCGTCGTTCCAGAGGCACACCCCGGATAGCCAATAGGTTACTTAAGCGTGTGCGTGATTATGCGGAAGTTAAGTTATCGGGTGAGATTAATGAAACGGTTGCCTCTGAAGCCTTGCAACTATTTCAAGTAGACCCATGCGGTTTAGATTGGACAGATCGCCGAATGCTGAGTGTAATAATTGAACAATTTAACGGTGGTCCCGTGGGCTTAGAAACAATTGCCGCCGCTACAGGTGAAGATACCCAAACAATTGAAGAAGTTTATGAACCTTA
- the hisF gene encoding imidazole glycerol phosphate synthase subunit HisF, whose translation MLSKRILPCLDVKAGRVVKGVNFVDLKDAGDPVELAKVYNEAGADELVFLDITATHEDRDTIIDVVYRTAEQVFIPLTVGGGIQSLENVKALLRAGADKVSINSAAVRDPDLIDRASDRFGNQCIVVAIDARRRIDPNNPGWDVYVRGGRENTGLDALRWAQEVVKRGAGELLVTSMDADGTQAGYDLGLTRAIAESVEVPVVASGGAGNCEHIYTALTEGKAEAALLASLLHYGQLSVAEIKNYLHAHSVPVRLCA comes from the coding sequence ATGTTATCTAAAAGAATCTTACCGTGCTTAGATGTGAAGGCGGGACGGGTTGTAAAAGGAGTTAACTTTGTTGACCTTAAGGATGCAGGTGATCCGGTAGAACTAGCCAAGGTTTACAACGAAGCCGGTGCGGATGAGTTAGTGTTTCTGGATATTACGGCAACTCATGAAGACCGGGATACAATTATTGATGTGGTGTACCGCACTGCTGAACAGGTTTTTATTCCCTTGACTGTTGGTGGTGGGATTCAATCCTTAGAAAATGTTAAAGCTTTGTTACGAGCCGGCGCTGACAAGGTTAGTATTAATTCGGCGGCGGTACGTGATCCTGACTTGATTGATCGGGCAAGCGATCGCTTCGGTAATCAGTGCATAGTAGTTGCAATTGATGCCAGACGCAGGATTGACCCCAACAATCCAGGCTGGGATGTATACGTGCGAGGTGGTAGAGAAAATACTGGTTTAGATGCCTTACGTTGGGCGCAAGAAGTTGTAAAACGAGGTGCAGGGGAATTATTAGTGACGAGTATGGATGCTGACGGAACTCAAGCTGGCTACGACTTAGGGCTGACCAGAGCGATCGCTGAATCCGTAGAAGTTCCCGTCGTGGCTTCTGGGGGTGCAGGTAATTGTGAACACATTTATACGGCATTAACTGAGGGTAAAGCCGAAGCTGCGTTACTAGCATCATTACTGCATTACGGACAATTAAGCGTGGCAGAAATAAAGAACTATTTGCACGCTCATTCAGTACCAGTACGGTTGTGTGCTTAA